GTGTGCGTGGCTATGATCCTTTTATGAAAGAATATTGGCAAGCCCTCGGGCCACGTGGTCACATTACTTTTTTCGATCAGGGCTGGTACATGAAGGCAGTTCAGCGTGCCATTTATTCGAAAGAGCAAGTTCCAACAGAACTCTTCCAAGACGCAATCATGTCTGCTCACGATTTTGAGCAACAACTTGTTGACAATGGATATGTTTTGGTAAAGTTCTTCTTGCATGTCAGCAAAGAATCTATTAAAAAACGTCTTCACTTGATGGCAAAAGACCCTGCTACATCATGGCGAGTTAGCAAAAGAAAACTAGAGTTTCTCGATTATTACGATGATGCATATGTTGGATTTGACACTATGCTCGAAAGGTCAAACTATAGCTTTGCTCCGTGGACTTTAGTTAATGCAGAAAGCAAACGAATCGCAAACATAACCATCTTAAAGACAATGATTGACGCATTGTCGGTTGCTATTACGCGCAAAAAAGCAGAGAATAAATTGTCTCAAGTTAAGGTGACCGATGAAAACGATTTAGCCGAAACAAGAGCCGAAATTCAGCATTCTTTTGCTCCCATGGCATCGGAATTTGCAATTGAGCATCAATATCCAATAGTTGAAAACATCTCTCATGAGTTGTCCTATTCGCCTGAGCTCTACGACAAACATTTAAAGAGGCTTCAAAAAGAGATTTTTGAACTACAAAACTTGTGTTTTCAGAAAAGAATACCAGTGCTTGTTATGTATGAAGGCTGGGATGCTGCTGGAAAAGGTGGAGCAATAAAAAGGCTTGCACAATCGCTTGACGCTCGTTCCTATTCAATCATTCCTTCTCCAAAGCCTAGTGTCGATGAGTTAGCGCATCCTCACCTTTGGCGTTATTGGACGCGTTTGCCAAAAGCAGGGCACGTTGGCATTTTTGACAGAAGTTGGTATGGTCGTGTGCTCGTTGAGCGAGTCGAAGAAATTACAAAGGCAAGCGATTGGGCTCGTGGCTATGACGAGATCAATGAATTTGAGCGTGACTTGTTAAAGTGGGGCGCTATTCTAATTAAATTCTGGGTTAACGTATCTCAAGCAGAGCAGTTGAATCGTTTTAAGGCGCGCCAGGAAGACCCCGATAAACAATGGAAAATTACCGATGAAGACTGGCGCAATCGCGATAAATATGTACTATATAAGTCGGCTATCGATGACATGTTCCGTTTGACTTCAACTGAACAAGCGCCCTGGTTTGTTCTTGAAAGTGATGATAAACTTTATGCTCGCATTAAGTCGTTAACGGTTATTCGCGATGCAATGAAGGAAAGACTAGATGGCTAAAGCCAGGCATGGCAGACGAAATTTTGCTGGTGTGATTTTTAAAATTGCACTTATTGTTTTTCTTGTTTCTGCAGGAGTTTTGGTCTATTTGTTTGGAACCTACTATTATGGGCAAAAGCAATATGACGATTTAAAATCCTTCACCGACATTGAAGCGAAAACTCTTGGTGATGTGACGATAGACTGGGATGCACTAGCCGAAATAAATCCCGACATTGTTGGGTGGGTTTATGTCCCCGACACTGTGATTTCCTATCCTATTGTGTGGAAGAAAGACGATAACGACTATTATTTGAATCACAATTTCAACAACAAATCAACTCAATTTGGCGCTGAATATGGATGCATTTTCTTAGCGGGAACCAACAACAAAGACTGGTCTGATAATTCTAATTTTGTGTTCGGCCACAACATGTGGAATGGCTCCGTTTTTAGTGTTTTTAGTGATGAGCAAGGTAATAGCGACTGGTTTAACAAACATCGATTGATTTATGTTTTTACGCCTCAAGGTAATTATGCCTTGCAAACATATGCGGAAAATAAAGTAGATGAATCAGCCAAAAATATTTTTTATAGCACGTTTCCAACGACTTCATCACTTCAAGAATATGTTGACACAAGAAAAGCTGAATCAATCGTGACGCCAGATCCTCCAGCTAAGGAGACTGCCAAAATTGCTCGATTGTTCACTTTTTCGACATGTTCTAGCCCTGATGATGACAAGCGCATTGTTGTTTTTAGTGATGTGGTTGAATATTACGATTTTTATGACCAAACAAAAAACATAAACATTGCACCTGGCACTAAAGGGTCTGCGGTCTCGCAACAAACTATTAACACAATAGCCGACACTTCTGCGTCACGCCAGCAATAGTTCTATAATTAAAAAGCTTGAAAAATTGTGAATAAATGTGAGTTTTAAGGAGAAGTGCGCTATATGAAATATATGACAACCGCAGAAATTCGCGAGGCATATCTTTCTTTCTTTGAGAAAAAAGGGTGCAAGAGAATGCCTTCGTCTTCATTGATACCTGACGATCCATCTCTTCTTTTGACGAGCGCAGGAATGGTGCAATTTAAGCCCTACTTCTTGCAGCAAAAGCACCTTGATGACAAATATATTGGAGCTACCACTTCTCAAAAATGTGTTCGCACAAACGACATCGACATCATTGGCACAACAGGACGCCATTTGAGCTTCTTTGAAATGCTCGGAAATTTTGCTTTTGGCAAATATTTCAAAAATGAGATGTGTTCTTGGGCGCTCGAATTTTGCCTCGATGTATTGGAGTTGCCGAAAGAAAAACTCTATTTTACTGTTTTTGAAGATGACGATGAGACCTACAACAAGTGGCTTGAACTTGGGATTGAAGAGTCTCACGTTTCTCGTTTGGGTGAAGATGACAACTTCTGGCGCGCGGGACCAACTGGACCTTGTGGTCCATGCTCCGAGATTTATTTCGACAAAGGCGAAGAGTGTGGATGTGGCAGCCCTGACTGCAAACCAGGCTGTGATTGTGATCGCTATGTAGAGTTTTGGAACTGCGTTTTTACTCAGTTTGATGCGCAAGAAGATGGCTCGATGCCTGAACTTCCATTCAAAAACATTGACACAGGCATGGGACTTGAACGCATGGCTGCAATTATGCAGGGTGTAACTTCGAATTATGACACTGACGTTTTGCGCAGTCTTGTTGGAGTTGGAGAAAAACTTTCTGGTTTTGAATATGGCAAAGACCCAAAAATTGACTTGGCGTTGCGCATTATGGCAGACCACTCAAGAGCTGTCACATTTATGATTGCTGATGGCATTTTGCCATCAAACGAAGGCAGGGGATATGTTTTGCGTCGCCTTCTTCGTCGTGCAATCATGAAGGGAACTCTCATTGGAATCAAAGGCGAGTTTATTAACGACTACGTTGATGAAATTGTTCGATTGATGGGAGATGTTTATCCTGAAATTGTCGAAAATCGTGAGTTGATTCGTCGTCTCATAACTTCTGAAGAGAAACGCTTTGGCGCAACCCTTCATCAGGGTCAATCATTCCTCGAAGAGGAACTCAAAAATTTGGAGGGCAACACCCTTTCTGGAAAAGTTGCTTTCAAACTTCATGACACATATGGATTCCCACTTGAGGTCACAAATGACATTTGCTCTGAGCAGGGGATTGTTGTTGACATTGATGAATTCAACACCGAAATGGAGGCTCAGCGCGAGCGTGCGCGTCATGCTGGCGAAAGTGATGCCGATGCTGCTTGGTCAACATATGGTGGTGTTTTCGCTAAAATGCTTGACAAGTTTGGGAAAACTGAGTTTGTTGGATATGACAATTTGGAAGCGTCAGGCAAAGTTTTAGGTCTTGTTCGCAAGGGTGTTAGCGTCGATGCTGCTTATGAAGGCGAAAATGTTGACGTTGTTCTAGATAAAACGCCAATGTATGCTGAGATGGGCGGTCAAGTTGGAGATGTTGGAACGATTAGTTCTGACGAGGTGTCAATCGAGGTGTCTGACGTTACAGCGCCTGAAGCTGGACTCAATGTTCATCATTGCAAAGTTTTGAGCGGAAAGATTGAGGTGGGCGATGAAGTAATTGCTCGTGTTCAATCGAAACATCGTCATTTAACTGAGAGAAATCACACAGCAACTCACGTTTTGCATGCAGCTTTGCGTCGTGTTCTTGGGGATCACGTTAAGCAGGCAGGATCATATGTGGGGCCTGATCGCCTCCGTTTTGACTTTACTCACTTTGAGAAAATGACAAATGAACAAATTGCTGAAGTTGAAAAGATTGCTAACAACGTGATTATGCATGCAATTCCAACAAACATTTTCTCATCAAGTCTTGAAGAGGCAAGAAAACAAGGTGTCACTGCTCTTTTTGGCGAAAAATATGGAGAAGTGGTGCGAGTCGTTCAAATTTCTGATTTCTCTAAAGAACTGTGTGGCGGTTGCCATGTAAAAAACACTGCTGAAATTGGCCTGATTAAAATTGTCAGTGAAAGCAGCGTTGGATCTAACATGAGAAGAATTGAGGCTGTTACAAGCGCTGGTGCTGTAGATTATTTGAACAAGATTACTGCTGAGCTACGCGAAACTGCTGACCTTCTGAGAGTGCCAATTTTTGATGTTTCTGAAAGAACAGCTGCTAATTTAAAGATTATGAAGGGAATGGCAAAGACTGCTGAAACTGGCAAGGAAGTCATTTCTGAGAACAGATTGAATGAGATTTTCGATTCTGCAGTTAAATCTAAGAATGGATATCCAGTAGTTGTAGTTAATGTTAGAAGAACGCTGTCTTCTTCAATTGCTCGCAATCTTTGGGACATTATTCGAGCAAGGATGAGCGAACCTGGTGCATGTGTGCTTGCCGGAAAAACTAGTGACAACAAGCCTATTGTTATGGCTGCTGGCACAAAAGAGGCAGTTGAAGCTGGGTTTAATGCTGTTGATTTAATTAGAGTCGCTGGTCCTGCAATTAAGGGTGGCGGCGGCGGAAAGCCAGACATGGCACAAGCTGGCGGAAAAAATGTTGATGGAATCAATGATGCCATCGAGGCAATAAAGGAAGTGCTTTAAGCATTCGCCACATGGCATTTGACATAGGGTCAAAAAGGACTGGCATTGCAATTTGTGATTCAGCTGAGAAAGTTTCTTCGGCTGTAAAAGTAGTGCCAACCGCCGATTTGCTTGCTGATGCACGAATTATAAAAAGACTTGTTGAAGATTGGGAGCCTGAAGTGCTCATTTTTGGGCTCCCAAAAACTTTATCGGGTGAAGAAGGCCCGCAAGCTAGCAACATTCGCAAAGTTGCTAATCAAATTATTTCTATTTCAGGTTTACCTGGTAAATTTGTCGATGAACGCCTTTCTAGCAAAGAGGCTAAGGTTTACATGCACGAGTGTGGAATGTCTGAGCGTGATATGCGTGGTAAGATAGACATGGTTGCAGCACAAATATTTTTGCAATCCTATCTTGAGAGTAAAAGCATTTAATGACTTTTAAGACACAAGGGGTGTAACGTGCCAAGACATGCAAGGGGAGTCCCGTCTTCATCTAAACCTTCTAGGCGTGCAAGAAAAGCGCACGACCTTGCCAGGAAGGAATTCGTGACATATGACACCTCATACATTCGTCCAAAAAAATCAAAAGCACCTGTCATAATTGTTTCAATTATTGCAGCGCTTGTTGTGATTATTGCCTGCATTTTAATTGTTCCAAAAGTTTTCGGGGGATCAAATGAAGGGTCTCTTCCGTCCAATGAACAGGCAACAATTGTGATTGAGTCGGGTGATAATGCAACCACAGTTGCTGGCCATTTCAAAGATGCTAATCTTGTTG
This portion of the Phoenicibacter congonensis genome encodes:
- a CDS encoding polyphosphate--AMP phosphotransferase; this translates as MLERIDLSEQPLDKESYKALRKDLTRRLISLQQEAVQNGCGLVVLFEGWDGAGKGSRLSDLLYNLDARATKVHVPEDVKKHEVNDFEELNSGVRGYDPFMKEYWQALGPRGHITFFDQGWYMKAVQRAIYSKEQVPTELFQDAIMSAHDFEQQLVDNGYVLVKFFLHVSKESIKKRLHLMAKDPATSWRVSKRKLEFLDYYDDAYVGFDTMLERSNYSFAPWTLVNAESKRIANITILKTMIDALSVAITRKKAENKLSQVKVTDENDLAETRAEIQHSFAPMASEFAIEHQYPIVENISHELSYSPELYDKHLKRLQKEIFELQNLCFQKRIPVLVMYEGWDAAGKGGAIKRLAQSLDARSYSIIPSPKPSVDELAHPHLWRYWTRLPKAGHVGIFDRSWYGRVLVERVEEITKASDWARGYDEINEFERDLLKWGAILIKFWVNVSQAEQLNRFKARQEDPDKQWKITDEDWRNRDKYVLYKSAIDDMFRLTSTEQAPWFVLESDDKLYARIKSLTVIRDAMKERLDG
- a CDS encoding class B sortase, encoding MAKARHGRRNFAGVIFKIALIVFLVSAGVLVYLFGTYYYGQKQYDDLKSFTDIEAKTLGDVTIDWDALAEINPDIVGWVYVPDTVISYPIVWKKDDNDYYLNHNFNNKSTQFGAEYGCIFLAGTNNKDWSDNSNFVFGHNMWNGSVFSVFSDEQGNSDWFNKHRLIYVFTPQGNYALQTYAENKVDESAKNIFYSTFPTTSSLQEYVDTRKAESIVTPDPPAKETAKIARLFTFSTCSSPDDDKRIVVFSDVVEYYDFYDQTKNINIAPGTKGSAVSQQTINTIADTSASRQQ
- the alaS gene encoding alanine--tRNA ligase, whose amino-acid sequence is MKYMTTAEIREAYLSFFEKKGCKRMPSSSLIPDDPSLLLTSAGMVQFKPYFLQQKHLDDKYIGATTSQKCVRTNDIDIIGTTGRHLSFFEMLGNFAFGKYFKNEMCSWALEFCLDVLELPKEKLYFTVFEDDDETYNKWLELGIEESHVSRLGEDDNFWRAGPTGPCGPCSEIYFDKGEECGCGSPDCKPGCDCDRYVEFWNCVFTQFDAQEDGSMPELPFKNIDTGMGLERMAAIMQGVTSNYDTDVLRSLVGVGEKLSGFEYGKDPKIDLALRIMADHSRAVTFMIADGILPSNEGRGYVLRRLLRRAIMKGTLIGIKGEFINDYVDEIVRLMGDVYPEIVENRELIRRLITSEEKRFGATLHQGQSFLEEELKNLEGNTLSGKVAFKLHDTYGFPLEVTNDICSEQGIVVDIDEFNTEMEAQRERARHAGESDADAAWSTYGGVFAKMLDKFGKTEFVGYDNLEASGKVLGLVRKGVSVDAAYEGENVDVVLDKTPMYAEMGGQVGDVGTISSDEVSIEVSDVTAPEAGLNVHHCKVLSGKIEVGDEVIARVQSKHRHLTERNHTATHVLHAALRRVLGDHVKQAGSYVGPDRLRFDFTHFEKMTNEQIAEVEKIANNVIMHAIPTNIFSSSLEEARKQGVTALFGEKYGEVVRVVQISDFSKELCGGCHVKNTAEIGLIKIVSESSVGSNMRRIEAVTSAGAVDYLNKITAELRETADLLRVPIFDVSERTAANLKIMKGMAKTAETGKEVISENRLNEIFDSAVKSKNGYPVVVVNVRRTLSSSIARNLWDIIRARMSEPGACVLAGKTSDNKPIVMAAGTKEAVEAGFNAVDLIRVAGPAIKGGGGGKPDMAQAGGKNVDGINDAIEAIKEVL
- the ruvX gene encoding Holliday junction resolvase RuvX → MAFDIGSKRTGIAICDSAEKVSSAVKVVPTADLLADARIIKRLVEDWEPEVLIFGLPKTLSGEEGPQASNIRKVANQIISISGLPGKFVDERLSSKEAKVYMHECGMSERDMRGKIDMVAAQIFLQSYLESKSI